In the genome of Nyctibius grandis isolate bNycGra1 chromosome 18, bNycGra1.pri, whole genome shotgun sequence, one region contains:
- the MLXIPL gene encoding carbohydrate-responsive element-binding protein isoform X3: MAGAPVGLPGPFPEPPVGPCSDSDSDSEDAAVGGAGPGTGAQNPSQVIHSGHFMVSSPHSDSLPRRRHHHCAEPRPADPRSIDPTLTRLFECMSLEYSGKLVSPKWKNFKGLRLLCRDKIRLNNAIWRAWYIQYVERRKNPVCGFITPLEGSEADEHRKPEAVVLEGNYWKRRIEVVMREYHKWRIYYKKRLRKSTREGEISSPKRDEDVWRPTEKWCNQLFCNVVPMLLGDEEEEPGGRQHFDLDTFLSDISDTLFTMTQMPSAHQELPEDDICTSQRPLPSQTQPGYQELPCFVPMAEPLFGGGGSLMGARGLPSSPEAPLPPGTLLQVSGTPAHGPRLLVSQPPPLTLPCLPQPGSASQLSLHGTFLAPELPLAPLRPEPPTTAPSGLSPQLQHKPLLQYGLPGKCLSLELPGPPYAPPVPSPQVPLLGPDPLFSPASAPRSKFPYTSSPSPSLLAHPISPLSAPCFAPHAPALGYAAGIVSPGYPGPDAPQLLPPALLGDPRFAPAKGLPQGGGGRLKVKPGGTKAKRLPGPPVSPHLAVPDPCLSQLLSAAKKELALDAPHPMGAGLTPASPVSPQHSAVPDVPATFLSRMAQLSPGLAPGSSPSQGVPVAGTQPGPLVVPKAERLSPMSACGSDWPKPGQASPGPTAALGTGISLHHSASRRGRPEASKMESRRITHISAEQKRRFNIKLGFDTLRSLVSTLSAQPSIKVSKATTLQKTAEYIGKLQQERAALQDEAQRLREQIEELNSSINLCQEQLPATGVPITRQRFDQMRGMFDEYVRSSTLQNWKFWIFSIIIQPLFESFNGMVSTASMETLTQTSLAWLDQHCSLPALRPTVLSSLRQLSISTSILSDPACVPEQATRAVAGMDRGGGSS; encoded by the exons ATGGCTGGAGCTCCGGTGGGGCTCCCAGGACCCTTCCCGGAGCCCCCAGTTGGGCCATGCTCCGACTCTGACTCGGACTCCGAAGATGCGGCCGTGGGTGGCGCAGGACCAGGCACCGGAGCACAGAACCCCTCCCAGGTCATCCACAGTGGCCACTTCATGGTGTCGTCCCCGCACAGTGACTCGCTGCCCCGCCGGCGCCACCACCACTGCGCCGAGCCCCGACCGGCTGATCCCAGGAGCATCGACCCGACCCTCACCCGGCTCTTCGAGTGCATGAGCCTGGAGTACAG TGGGAAGCTGGTGTCTCCAAAGTGGAAGAATTTCAAGGGGCTGCGGCTGCTTTGCCGGGATAAAATTCGTCTCAACAACGCTATCTGGAGAGCGTGGTACATCCAGT ATGTGGAGCGAAGGAAGAACCCTGTGTGCGGCTTCATCACCCCGCTGGAGGGGTCGGAGGCTGATGAGCACCGAAAACCAGAG GCTGTCGTGCTGGAGGGCAACTACTGGAAACGCCGCATCGAGGTGGTGATGAGGGAGTACCACAAGTGGAGGATCTACTACAAGAAGCGG CTCCGAAAGTCCACCCGGGAGGGAGAGATCTCCAGCCCAAAGCGG GACGAGGATGTCTGGAGGCCAACGGAGAAATGGTGCAACCAGCTCTTCTGCAACGTGGTGCCCATGCTGCTTGGcgatgaggaagaggagccGGGGGGTAGGCAGCACTTCGACTTGGACACCTTCCTCTCAGACATCTCTGACACCCTCTTCACCATGACACAGATGCCCAGTGCCCACCAGGAGCTCCCTGAGGATG ATATATGCACCAGCCAGCGGCCACTGCCATCACAGACACAACCGGGCTACCAGGAGCTGCCCTGCTTCGTGCCCATGGCCGAGCCCCTGTTCGGTGGTGGGGGGTCCCTGATGGGTGCGCGGGggctccccagcagccctgaggccccgctcccccctgGCACCCTCCTCCAGGTGAGTGGGACCCCGGCCCATGGCCCACGGCTGCTGGTGTCCCAGCCACCCCCCCTGACCCTCCCGTGTCTCCCGCAGCCTGGCAGTGCCTCCCAGCTCAGCCTCCATGGCACCTTCCTGGCCCCTGAGCTCCCCCTGGCACCCCTGCGCCCCGAGccccccaccacagcccccaGTGGCCTCAGCCCCCAGCTTCAACACAAGCCCCTGCTGCAGTACGGCCTCCCCGGCAAGTGCCTCAGCCTGGAGCTGCCGGGACCCCCCTATGCCCCCCCCGTCCCATCCCCACAGGTGCCGCTGCTGGGCCCAGACCCCCTGTTCTCCCCCGCCTCAGCCCCCCGCTCCAAGTTCCCCTACACCAGCTCACCCAGCCCCTCGCTCCTCGCTCACCCCATCTCCCCCCTCTCGGCGCCCTGCTTTGCCCCCCACGCCCCGGCACTGGGCTACGCCGCAGGCATAGTGTCCCCGGGGTACCCCGGCCCCGAtgccccccagctcctgccccctgccctgctgggcGACCCCAGGTTCGCCCCTGCCAAGGGGCTGCCCcagggcgggggcgggcggctgAAGGTGAAGCCCGGTGGCACCAAGGCGAAAAGGCTGCCAGGACCCCCCGTGTCACCCCACCTGGCAGTGCCCGACCCCTGCCTGAGCCAGCTGCTGAGCGCAG CCAAGAAGGAGCTGGCCCTGGATGCCCCACACCCGATGGGCGCAGGACTCACCCCCGCGTCCCCCGTCTCCCCG cagcacagcgCTGTCCCTGATGTCCCGGCCACCTTCCTCTCCAGAATGGCCCAGCTGAGCCCAGGGCTGGCTCCTGgctccagcccttcccagggAGTGCCGGTGGCGGGCACCCAGCCGGGCCCACTGGTGGTCCCCAAGGCAGAGCGGCTGTCCCCTATGTCGGCCTGTG GCAGCGACTGGCCCAAGCCCGGCCAGGCTTCCCCAGGACCCACTGCGGCGCTGGGCACTGGCATCTCCCTGCACCACTCTGCGTCCCGTCGGGGCAGGCCTGAGGCCAGCAAG ATGGAGAGCCGCCGCATCACCCACATCTCCGCCGAGCAGAAGAGACGCTTCAACATCAAGCTGGGCTTCGACACGCTGCGCAGCCTGGTGAGCACGCTGAGCGCCCAGCCCAGCATCAAG GTCAGCAAGGCCACCACCTTGCAGAAGACAGCCGAGTACATCGgcaagctgcagcaggagcgggcagctctgcaggacgAGGCGCAGCGGCTGCGGGAGCAGATCGAGGAGCTCAACAGCTCCATCAA CctgtgccaggagcagctgccGGCCACAGGGGTGCCCATCACACGCCAGCGCTTCGACCAGATGCGCGGCATGTTCGACGAGTACGTCCGCTCCTCCACGCTGCAGAACTGGAAGTTCTGGATC TTCAGTATCATCATCCAGCCCCTCTTTGAGTCTTTCAACGGCATGGTCTCCACAGCCAGCATGGAGACCCTCACCCAGACATCTCTCGCCTGGCTGGACCAGCACTGCTCCCTCCCAGCGCTTCGGCCGA CCGTCCTGAGCTCCCTCCGGCAGCTGAGCATTTCCACCTCCATCCTGAGCGACCCGGCCTGCGTCCCCGAGCAGGCGACGCGGGCGGTGGCGGGGATGGaccgcggcggcggctcctcctAA